From bacterium:
ACAGAAGGTTTTCATCTGTCTTTTCATATTCAAGCGATATAAGAAAAATGTCCTTGCCAAAACCTGATATTATGCTTTTTGTTTTTTCTATATACTTGCCTGAGACTATAATAGCTCTGGCTTCCGAATGAGTAAGTATAAAACTTATTTCTTTTTCTTCTAACTTTATATCCAGAGGAACAACAACAGCTCCTGCAGTCACTATCCCGAAAAATGCAATTCCCCATTCAGGTCTGCTTTCAGAGAAGATACAGACTCTATCTCCTTTTTCTATGCCATTCTTTATCAGTGTTGCTGAAATATCTCGGGTTCTATCAGTAAGTTCACAGTAGGTTACCATTCTCATTCTGCCATCTTTTTCGAAAATCTCCAGAGCAACTTTGTCTGAATACAGATCATTAGCCTTCTGTAAAATCTGAAGCACTGATAGTTTATTAAAGTATTTTTCCTGCATCTTGATAACCTCTTTTAGCTCTTTATTATACCATAAATACTTCAAGATTTGCGAAAATTCATTCTGCTTTACAACCCAGCATAGATAAATTATAATTCATAGCAATAAGAAGGTATAAATAAAAAAAGTATAAAATATTATGCGTTGGACCGAATCTCTTATAAATACTCTGTGGCAGGCACCATCTGAGGCAGAAATTTCCTCTCATAAACTAATGCTTCGCGCCGGGCTTATCAAAAAGCTCGCTGCAGGCATATACATTTTTATGCCTCTAGGACTTAAAGTATTACGCAAAATAGAAAATATCGTTCGAGAAGAAATGGATGCCTCTGGAGCTTTAGAACTTCTGATGCCAACTCTTCAGCCTGAAGAGCTATGGCAGGAAAGTGGAAGATGGGATAAGATGGGTAAGGAAATGATAAAGATTCAAGACCGGCACAAGAGACAATTTGGCCTTGGCCCAACACATGAAGAGATTGTAACAGATATCATTCGCAAAGAGGTAAAATCATATAAGCAGTTGCCTGTCACACTCTATCAGATTCAAACAAAGTTCAGAGATGAAATAAGACCGCGATTTGGAGTTATCAGAGCCAGAGAATTTATCATGAAAGATGCATACAGCTTTGATAAGGATATTGATGGATTAAATGAAAACTATAAGAAAATGTACGATACTTATTGCAAAATTTTTGACAGATGTGCATTGAAATATCAGATTGTTGAAGCAGAATCTGGCATTATGGGAGGAGATGTATCCCATGAATTCATGGCTTTAGCTGATTCAGGAGAAGATGTAATCGTTATATGTCAATCCTGTGGATATAGCGCAAGTATGGAAAAAGCCGCAGGAGACAAATGTCCCAAATGTGCCAAGCAGATGGAAACTAAGAGAGGTATAGAACTCGGACACATATTTAAACTTGGCACTAAATACAGCAAGTCTATGGAAGCAAAATTTCTCGATAAACACGGCAAGGAAAAGACAATCATAATGGGTTGTTATGGAATTGGAATATCCAGAATTATTGCAGCAGTTATAGAACAAAATAATGACGAAAATGGAATAATATGGCCAAAATCAATAGCTCCATATCAAGTAGAAGTTTTGCCTTTAAATGTTAATGATAACGAGACAATGCAGATAGCAAAAAATCTATATAAAAAATTTCTATCAGAAAAAATAGAGGTTATTATTGATGATAGGGATGAACGGCCAGGAATAAAATTTAAAGATGCAGATTTAATTGGAATACCAATCAGAATTACAATTAGTCCCCAAAAAGCAAAAGACAATATTGTGGAAATCCATAAAAGAGACACAGGTGAAAATAAACTGGTGAATATAGATGATCTGTTAGAGAATTTGACAAACGTCCAAAGTCTTGTATAATCAAACCAGATAAGAGAGGAGCTATCTTACTATGCCTAACCCAAAAACACCAGTTGAAAGATCGCGGCATGATGTCAGATTCTCTATATCCATTCCTATAGAATATGAGAAAGTCTACACTCTTGCAAAAGAAAAAATAGTTAAAAAAACAACTGCACGAGATCTTAGTGGAGGAGGCATCCAATTCGAAACAGACGAAGATATTTCAAAAGGCATGAAACTTTCACTTAGAATAAAAATGCCGAAATTGGGAAAATTCTTTATAGTTAATGCGGAAGTAACTCACTCCAAAAAAATCAGCAGTGGTGTATATGATATAGGAGCAAAATTCCTGAATATATCTCAAGAAGCTAAAGAGGCTATAAACATGTTCTATTACATTAACAGATTTGAACGGAAAGGGCCTATAGCTACTTATCAGAAATAGCTACGTTTTCTCATATTCTGCTTTAATCTTCTTCATATCCTGCCAGACAAGTTTTTTTTCATTTGGATTGTATAACAAGTAAGCAGGATGAAACGTAGGAATTAATTTTGCATTCCTGTATTCAAAGAATCTCCCTCTAAGTTGAGAGATAGGCTGTTGGTTATTGAGAAGAGTTTGTGAAGCAAACTTGCCTAAAGAACAAATAATCTTTGGCTTTATTATGCTTATCTGTTCCAATAAATATCCCTGACACATAGCGATTTCATAAGGCTCAGGATTCCTATTCCCCGGAGGCCTGCACTTAAGAATATTAGCTATATAAACATCCGTTCTTTTAAGCCCTATTGAATTTATTATTTTTGTTAAAAGTTGTCCTGCTTTACCCACAAATGGCTCACCTTGTAAATCCTCATCTCTTCCAGGTGCTTCACCAACAAACATAAGCTTTGCATGCTCACCTCCAGCGCCAAAAACCAGATGAGTTCTTGTTTTTGCAA
This genomic window contains:
- a CDS encoding PilZ domain-containing protein, whose translation is MPNPKTPVERSRHDVRFSISIPIEYEKVYTLAKEKIVKKTTARDLSGGGIQFETDEDISKGMKLSLRIKMPKLGKFFIVNAEVTHSKKISSGVYDIGAKFLNISQEAKEAINMFYYINRFERKGPIATYQK
- a CDS encoding uracil-DNA glycosylase, coding for MCKKELLDVVRLTKQYLCEQGMEVENPVQEECAGGLLDLKERIKDCQKCPLAKTRTHLVFGAGGEHAKLMFVGEAPGRDEDLQGEPFVGKAGQLLTKIINSIGLKRTDVYIANILKCRPPGNRNPEPYEIAMCQGYLLEQISIIKPKIICSLGKFASQTLLNNQQPISQLRGRFFEYRNAKLIPTFHPAYLLYNPNEKKLVWQDMKKIKAEYEKT
- the proS gene encoding proline--tRNA ligase is translated as MRWTESLINTLWQAPSEAEISSHKLMLRAGLIKKLAAGIYIFMPLGLKVLRKIENIVREEMDASGALELLMPTLQPEELWQESGRWDKMGKEMIKIQDRHKRQFGLGPTHEEIVTDIIRKEVKSYKQLPVTLYQIQTKFRDEIRPRFGVIRAREFIMKDAYSFDKDIDGLNENYKKMYDTYCKIFDRCALKYQIVEAESGIMGGDVSHEFMALADSGEDVIVICQSCGYSASMEKAAGDKCPKCAKQMETKRGIELGHIFKLGTKYSKSMEAKFLDKHGKEKTIIMGCYGIGISRIIAAVIEQNNDENGIIWPKSIAPYQVEVLPLNVNDNETMQIAKNLYKKFLSEKIEVIIDDRDERPGIKFKDADLIGIPIRITISPQKAKDNIVEIHKRDTGENKLVNIDDLLENLTNVQSLV